GGGCGCGGCGTCGCTGCGGCCGGTGGCAAGGAAGATGTGCTCACCGCGGACCGGATGCTCGCGCATGATCGCGCGCTCCTCATCGGTATGCCGGCGCGGCGCCAGCAGCACATCGTCGGGAATACCGATCTTGCCGATGTCGTGGAAGCGCGCGGCCAGGCCGATCTGCGCACAGGCCTCGTGATCGAGATCGCAGTGCGCGGCCAGGCGCTGCGCGAACAGGCCGACGCGGTCGCAGTGGTGGCGGGTGTAGGCGTCGCGCATCTGCAGCGACATCGAGAGGGCATCGATCAGGCAGGCCTGCGCGTGCAGCAGGTCGGGGGCGGGTACGGCGTCAGGAAACATGGTCATCCGCCCGCACCGGGTGGGGACCGGTGCGGGGTGTTCGGGGGGCGATCAACCCGGGGCGAGGGTGGTCAGAAGGGCGCGGGCCGCGTTGAAGCGGTCTTCCGGCAACGGCAGCGGGTGCTTGATGCGCAGCTTGTCGGGCCCTTCCATGGCGTACAGGTTCGGTTGCTTCTGGATCAACTGGATCACCGCCATCGGGTCGATGTTCGGCTTGGACTCGAACACGATGCGGCCACCGTTCTCGCCCAGGTCGAGCTTGCGGATGCCCAGCGTGTTGGCTTTCAGCTTCAGCTCGGCAATGGCGAACAGGTGCTTGGCCGCGTCCGGCAGCAGGCCGAAGCGGTCGATCATCTCCACCTGCAGTTCGCGCAGTGCATCGCTGTCGCGCGCGCTGGAAATGCGCTTGTACAGGGTCAGGCGGGTGTGCACGTCCGGCAGGTAGTCTTCCGGAATCAGCGCCGGCACATGCAGCTCGACTTCGGCACCACGCACTTCCTCGCCGGCATCCAGGTCGGGCAGCTTGCCCTGCTTGATGCTGCGCACCGCGCGCTCCAGTAGCTCGGTGTACAGGCTGAAGCCGACCTCGGCCATCTGTCCGCTCTGGTCCTCGCCGAGCAGTTCACCGGCACCGCGGATCTCCAGGTCGTGCGTGGCCAGGGTGAAGCCGGCGCCCAGTTCGTCCATCGAGGCGATCGCTTCCAGGCGCTTTTCCGCATCCGGAGTGATCGAGCGGCGGTCGGGGGCCACCAGGTACGCGTAGGCGCGGTGGTGCGAGCGGCCGACGCGGCCGCGCAGCTGGTGCAGCTGGGCCAGGCCGAAGCGGTCGGCGCGGTTGATGATGATGGTGTTGGCGTTGGGGATGTCGATGCCCGACTCGATGATCGTGGTCGACAGCAGTACGTTGAAGCGCTGCTTCTGGAAATCCAGCATCACCTTTTCCAGCTCGCGCTCGGGCATCTGCCCGTGGGCGACGCCGATGCGTGCCTCGGGCACCAGCTCGGACAGCTCGCGCTGCATGCGGCCGATGCTTTCCACGTCGTTGTGCAGGAAGTACAGCTGGCCACCACGCGCCAGCTCGCGCTGGAAGGCTTCGCGCAGCAGCGCGTTGTCCCACTGGGTGATGAAGGTCTGCACCGCCAGCCGGTTCGGCGGCGGCGTGGCGATGATCGACAGGTCGCGCAGGCCGGCCATGGCCATGTTGAGCGTGCGCGGAATCGGCGTGGCGGTCAGCGTCAGCAGGTGCACGTTGGCGCGCAGTGCCTTCAGGGCCTCCTTCTGGCGCACGCCGAAACGCTGCTCCTCGTCGACGATGACCATGCCCAGGTCCTTGAACTTCACGTCCGGCTGCAGCAGGCGATGGGTGCCGACGATGACGTCGATGGTACCGGCGGCCACCTTCTCCAGTTCGGCCTTGATTTCCTTGGCGGTCTTGAAGCGCGACAGCACTTCGACCTTCATCGGATAGTCGGCGAAGCGGTCGCGGAAGTTGCGGTAATGCTGCTCGGCCAACAGCGTGGTCGGCACCAGCACGGCCACCTGCTTGCCGGCACTGGCAGCGGCGAATGCCGCACGTACGGCGACCTCGGTCTTGCCGAAGCCGACGTCGCCGCAGACCACGCGGTCCATCGGCTGGCTGCTGGCCAGGTCGCGCAGGGTGGCATCGATCGCGGCCAACTGGTCCGGGGTTTCCTCGAACGGGAAGCCGGCCGCGAACGGCTCGTACATCGCGCGGTCGACCTGCAGTGCCAGGCCGGCACGTGCCTGGCGGCGGGCCTGGATCTCCAGCAGTTCGGCAGCCACGTCGCGCACCTTCTCCGCGGCCTTGCGCTTGGCCTTGCTCCACTGCTCGCCACCGAGCGAATGCAGCGGCGCGGTTTCCGCCGAAGCACCGGAGTAGCGGCTGATCAGGTGCAGCTGGGCGACCGGCACATACAGGCGGTCGCCCTTGGCGTACTCGATTTCCAGGAATTCGCCGGGCATGCCGCCGACGTCCATCGCGATCAGGCCACGGTAGCGGCCGACGCCATGGTCCTCGTGCACGATCGGCGCGCCCTCGGTCAGCTCGCCAAGGTCGCGGATGATCGCTTCCGGTTCGCGGCCGGCACGGCGCGTGCGGCGGGTGCTGCCGGCGCGTTCGGGGAACAGCTGGCGCTCGGTCAGCACCGCGATGCGCGGGTCGTCCAGTGCGAAGCCATCTTCCAGCGGCGCCACCGCGATCGCGAAGCGCGCATCGCCGGCGAGGAAGCTGGGCAGGTCGGCCACTACCGGTGGCTTCAGCTCGGCGGCCTGCAGCACTTCCAGCAGGGCCTCGCGACGCCCAGGCGAATCGGCGGCAATCAGTACCCGGCCCGGATAGTGGCCGAGGAAGGATTTCAGCGCGTCGCCAGCGGGGGCCTCGCGTGCGGCCACCGGCAGCGGCGGCAGCGGCTGGTCACCCAACGCATGGGCATCGGCGATGCGCGCGTGGTCAGCCGACCACACCTCGATGCGCGGGGCATCGTTCAGGCGCTCGCGCAGCAGCTCCGGCGACAGGTACAGCGCCGACGGCGGCAGCAGCGGCCGTTCCACGTCGTGGCGGCGCTGTTCATAGCGCTCGCCGGTCTGCGCCCAGAACGCCTCGGCGGCTTCGCCGGCACCGGCACAGACCACCGGCAGGCTGCCGTCGGGCAGGTAGTCGAACAGGGTTGCGGTGCGTTCGAAGAACAGCGGCAGGTAGTACTCGACGCCGGCCGGGGCCAGCCCGGACTTCAGGTCCTGGTACAGCGAACTGCGCCGGGTATCGACATCGAATCGCTCGCGCAGCGTGGCCAGCACGCGGGCGATGCTGGCTTCATCCATCGGCACTTCGCGACCGGGCAGCATGTGCACCGCCTCGACCTTGTCCAGCGAGCGCTGGCTTTCCGGGTCGAAGGCACGGATCGAGTCGATGTCCTCGTCCAGCAGCTCCACCCGCAGCGGCTCGTCGGCACCCATCGGGTACACGTCCAGCAGGCCGCCGCGCACGGCGAAGTCACCCGGGTCCATCACCTGCGGCACGTTGCGGTAGCCGGCGCTTTCCAGGCGGCGCTTCTCGGCTTCCAGGTCCAGGCGCTGCCCGACCTTCAGGTCGAAGCTGCCACCGATCACATAGCTGCGCGGGGCCAGCTGCTGCAGCAGGGTCTGCACCGGCACGATCACCAGGCCACGCTTCAGCGCGGGCAGGCGGTGCAGGGCGGCCAGGCGCTGCGAGATGATGTCCGGATGCGGGCTGAAGCGGTCGTAGGGCAGGGTTTCCCAGTCCGGGAAGGCGACCACCGGCAGTGACGGGTCGCTGCCCAGCAGGGTCTGCAGGTCGGCTTCGAGCTGGTTGGCGCCGTGGTTGTCACGGGCGATCACCAGCAGGGGCGCGTCATGCGCACGCGCGGCCTGGGCCAGGTACCAGGCCAGGGCGGTCGGCGAGGCGGGGGCGCGCCACCAGGCGCGGAGCTGGCCGGCGCGCGGCAGCGGCGGGGCGGGGTATGAGGTACGCGACATGGACCCCGGATTTTAGCAGAAGCCCGATCGAAGCCCGGTGGGTCTTGAACGCCGCTGGCCGGCGGCCTCATGCGCCGTTGGGGTAACGCAATGCCGGCCCGCGGCCGGCACTACCGGAAGGCGTCGCCGGGCGGGGCCCGGCGCATCCGTCAGTTGTCCAGTTCCAGCACCATCCGCACCAGGCCTTCGGCGCCGGTCGGGTGCGGCACCGGCTTGAAGCCCAGCGAGGCGGCCAGCTGCTTCATCGGCTCGTTCTCGGCGGCAACGTCGCCGTACAGGCGGTCCAGGTACTTGCCGCGTCCCCACTTCACCAGCTTGCGCATCAGCTGCCGGCCCAGGCCCTGGCCAATGAGGAAGCGGCTGATCAGGATCGCGTACTCGGCTTCACGGGTGCCGGGGATGATCGAGGCCCGGGCGACCGCGCCGACCACCGCTTCGCCAGCGGGCAGGGATTCGGCTGCGACCAGGGTAATCTCGGTCTTCGGATTCGGGTGGGTCAGGCGCTGGGTGGTTTCCGGCGACAGCTCGGTCACCGCCTGCAGGAAACGATCACGGATTTCTTCCGGCCCGAACAGGCTGAACGCTGCTTGCAGCGGCGCGCCATCTTCCGGGCGGATGGGGCGGATCAGCAGCTCGTGGCCGCTGGGAGCCTTGAAGATCTCATGCCAGGGCGGCATGCGGTTGCGAGTGGCCATACCGGGTGATTCCTTGGTGGTCCATCGATTGTGGCATCACCGGGGCTGCATTCCGTGAACGAAAGGCTCACGGCGGTACAGCCTCGTGAAGGCCGTTATTCGGGCGCTTTGAGCCAATCCAGGCGGGTGCTGGCGCCGGGTTCGCCCAGGTGCTGGCGCAGCGCCGGCAGGGCCGGGCCGACCACCCGGTCGAACTGCCAGGGCGGGTTGAGCAGCAGCATGCCGCTGCCATTAAGGCGCAGCGGCGAGTCGTCCGGGCGCACCAGGAACTCGATCGTCATCGCCGATTTCACCGGCAGGGCAGTGGCCTTGCGCAGGAAATGCAGGATGGTGCGGCGCTGCTTGATCGGGAACCAGACGGCACAGGTGGCCTGCGGCCAGCGTGCCAGGGTCTCGGCCAGGGCGGCCAGTACGGCCTGGTACTCGGCGTCCTGCGCCTCGTACGGCGGGTCGATCAGCACCAGGCCACGACCGATCTTGCTACCGTTGAACTTCGGCGGCAGCAGCGAACGCAGCAGGGCATAGCCATCGCCGGGGCGCACATCGACGCGGCTGTCATTGGCGAACAGGGCCTTCAGCGTGGCCGTTTCGGCTTCCTGCAGCTCACAGACCGCCATGCGGTCCTGCGCGCGCATCGCCTGTGCGCTCAGCAGCGGCGAGCCCGGGTAGTTGGTCATCGCGCCGACCGGGTTGTCGGCCTGTACCGCCTTCAGGTAGCGCTCGACCACCTCCGGCAGCTTGGGCTGGGCCATCAGCCGCATGATCCCGGATTCGGCCTCCAGGGTCTTGCGGCTCTCTTCGCTGGCCAGCAGGTAGCGGCCAGCGCCGCCGTGGGTATCGAGCACGAAGAACGGGCTGTCCTTGCGCTTGAAGCTGTCGATCAGGGCCAGCTGCACGATGTGTTTGAGCACGTCGGCGTGGTTGCCGGCATGGAAGGCGTGGCGATAGTTCATGGGCGGCAGTGTACGGGGCGGCGGCCGCAGCGGCTATGCTGCGCGCCATGACAGCTCCCGTTGCCCATGTCCTGGTGGTCGAGGACGAAGCCGCCATCGCCGAAACCGTGCTCTATGCGCTGCGCAGCGAAGGCTATGCCGCCAGCCACTGCCTGCTGGGCGGCGAGGCCCTGCAGCGGCTGCAGGCCGGGGATATCGACGTGGTGGTGCTGGACGTGGGCCTGCCCGACCTGGGCGGTTTCGAGGTCTGCCGGCGGCTGCGCGCGCAGCCCGGGCCGGCGGCGCAGCTGCCGGTGATCTTCCTGACCGCCCGCAACGATGAAGTGGACCGCGTGCTGGGCCTGGAACTGGGCGCCGACGATTACATGACCAAGCCGTTCTCGCCGCGCGAGCTGGTGGCGCGGGTGCGTGCGCGCCTGCGCCGTGCGGCACCGGCCGTGGCCGCACCCCGCGCGGACGCAGGCTGGCAGGAACATGGCGCCTTCGCCATCGACCGCGAAGGCCGGCGCATCCGCTTCCGCGGCCACGCGCTGGACCTGACCCGCTACGAGTACGCGTTGCTGGAAGCATTGCTGCAGCGGCCGGGGGCCATTCTCAGCCGCGCCCAGCTGATGGATCGCGGCTGGGACAGCAGCGCCGACAGTGCCGACCGCACCGTCGACACCCATGTAAAGACGTTGCGCGCCAAGCTGCGCGCGGCCGGTGCCAGCGACGACCCGATCCGCACCCACCGTGGCCTTGGCTACGCGCTGGAGGTCTAGCCGATGCGCCTGGTACTGAAGCTGTTCCTCGGCTTCTTCCTGATCACCGGTATCGCCGCGTTCTTCGTGATGCGCGTGTTCGTCAACGAGGTGAAGCCCGGTGTGCGCCAGGCGATGGAATCGACCCTGGTCGACGCCGCCAACGTGCTGGCCGAGATGGCGGCCGCCGACGTCAAGGACGGCACCATCCGCAGCGGCAGCTTCACCCGCAACCTGGCCAAGGCGCGGCAGCGCGACCTGAAGGCCATGGTCTGGCGTTTTCCCAAGCGCTCGCTCGATTACCGGGTGACCATCACCGATGCCAGGGGCATCGTCATCTACGACTCGCTGGGTCGCGACCTGGGGCGTGACAACTCGCGCTGGAATGATGTCTACCGCACCCTGCGCGGCGAGTACGGCGCGCGCTCCAGCCCCGAGACTGGCGGCGAAGAGGGCGACACGGTGATGCATGTGGCGGCCCCGGTATACGACCCGGCCGACGGGCGCACCCTGATCGGCGTGCTCAGCCTGGCCCAGCCCAACCGCAGCATCGATCCGTTCATTGCTGCCAGCCAGCGCGCCATCATCGAGCGCGGCGCGTGGTTGATCGGGTTGTCGGCGCTGGTCGGCGTGCTGGTGACGATGTGGCTCACCACCGGCCTCGGCCAGCTCAGCCGCTATGCACGCGCGGTCACCGCCGGCGAACCGGTGCCACCGCCTCGGCGGCGACGCGACGAGATCGGCGATCTCGGCCAGGCACTGGAAACGATGCGCCGCAAACTGGAGGGCAAGGCCTACGTCGAGCAGTACGTGCAGTCGCTGACGCATGAGATGAAAAGCCCGCTGGCGGCGATCCGCGGTGCTGCCGAGCTGCTGCAGGAGCCGCTGCCCGAGGCAGACCGCGTGCATTTCGCGCGCAGCATCGTCGACCAGCAGGAGCGGCTGACCGAGACCATCGACAAGCTGCTGGCGCTGGCCGAAGTGGAACAGCACGGCTGGCTGCAGACCCGCGATCCGATCGCGCTGCCAACGTTGCTGGCCGATGCGGCGGCGGCCGCGCAGGTGCGCGCGCAGGCGGCCGGTGTGCAGGTCCGCATCGGCAACGTGACCGACCTGCGCGTGCAGGGGGATGCCTATCTGCTGCGGCAGGCGCTGCACAACCTGATCGACAACGCCATTGCCTTCTCACCGGCCGGCGCGGACATCGCGCTGCAGGCCGAGGTGGACGGGCAGGGCGTGCGCCTGCAGGTGGCCGACCGCGGTACCGGTATTCCCGACTATGCGCGCGAACGGGTGTTCGAACGCTTCTATTCGCTGGCCCGCCCCGGCAGCGGGCGGCGCAGTTCCGGCCTGGGCCTGCCGTTCGTGCAGGAAGTGGCACGCCTGCATGACGGCCGCGCCAGTCTCGACCCCCGCGACGGCGGTGGCACCGTGGCCAGCCTGTGGTTGCCATTGGGTGTAGTGGGCCAGCGCCCGCGCCGCTGACTTCACACTCACTTCAAATTCGCCACAAACCCTGCTCACCGCAGCGGTCCATCCTGCAGCCCTCTCCAACGAGGATGGACCATGAAATCCCTGAAGATGCTGCTGAGGTTCGCCATTGTCGGCGGGCTGATCCTGTTGTTGCTGGTGCCGCTGATGATGATCCGCGGGGTCATCACCGAGCGCAGCCAGTACCGCGACGAGGCCTTTGCGCGAGTGGCCGACAGCCGTGCCGGCACGCAGCAGCTGGTGGGCCCGGTGCGGGTGGTGCCGTGGGTGGAACGCAAGCAGGTCGAGGTGGTTGACGCCCAGGGCAGCAAGAAGATCGAGGAGCAGGTCACCGAGGGCCACTGGCTGCAGATGCCGGCGTCGCTGGAGGTGGGCGGCGAGATGCTGCCGAGCCAGCGCGAAGTCGGCCTGTTCAAGGTGCCGGTGTACAGCTGGAACGGCCAGCTGAAGGCCACCTTCGCAGCAGACGACTATCCATCGAAGAGCGGCCGCAGCTACGGCGAGCCCTATGTAGCGCTGGGTGTTTCCGATGTGCGTGGCCTGGTCGGCACGCCGAACCTGCGCGTGGACGGCAAGCAGCTGCGGTTGCTGCCTGGCGTTGGTGCGGCCAGCGAAATCGGCCGTGGCCTGCATGCGCCGGTGAGCGGTCTTGCCTCGGATCAGGGCCTCTCCCTGGCTGCCAGCACCATCGAACTGGAGCTGCGCCTGGACGGCAGCCGCATGCTGTCGGTGGTGCCAGTGGGCGATGACACCCGCATCGCGCTGCGTTCGAGCTGGCCGCACCCGTCGTTCAGCGGCGCCTTCCTGCCCAACGAGCGGCGCGTCGATGCACAGGGCTTCGATGCACGCTGGGCCGTGTCCTCGCTGGCCTCCGACGCACAGCGCCAGCTGCGCAACGAGGGGCCGATCGATTCGCAGGCGGTGACGGTGTCGCTGGTCGATCCGGTCGATACCTATACCCAGGCCGACCGCGCCTCGAAGTATGGCGTGCTGTTCGTGCTGCTGACCTTCGTCGGCTTCATTTTGTTCGAGCTGATCAAGTCGCTGCGCATCCACCCGCTGCAGTACCTGATGGTCGGCCTGGCGCTGGCGATCTTCTTCCTGCTGCTGATCAGCCTGTCCGAGCACATCGCGTTCTGGAAGGCCTACCTGGTCTCGGCCGTGGCCTGCATCGGCCTGCAGGCGGTGTACCTGGCCAACGTGCTGGGCCATTGGAAGCGCGGCCTCGGCTTCGCCGCGCTGCTGACCGTGCTGTACGGCGCGCTGTATGGCCTGCTGGTGTCGGAGAACAACGCGCTGCTGATGGGGTCGCTGCTGCTGTTCGTGATCCTGGCGCTGGCGATGTGGGTGACCCGCCGGGTCGACTGGTACGCGCTCGGCGCGGACCTGAAGTAAGGAGCACGCCATGGGCTGGCGCCAGGGATTGCGGCAACGGGCACGGCAGGGCATTCCGGCCCTGCTGGAAGTGGATGCACTGCTGCAGGCACATGGCGTGCTGGCGGCCCTGCCGGGGGCACGGATCGCCCCCGGCCTGGTCCGCTTCCAGCTGGCGGCGGTGACCTGCGAGGGACTGCGGGGCAAGGGCCTGGCCTGGTTGCAGGGCGCGCGGCAGGGACGCGGCGCGGTGGCTGGGCGGGTGCCGCGCTACCGGCCATGGAAGGCCGGGGCGGACGCACTGACCGAAATCGGCATCGGCGGACTGCCCGATGACTGGCCCGCGCATGCGGCAGTGTACGGCTGCAGCAGTATCGACCGGCGGCACTGGTTGCTGCTGCTGCCGGAACGGGCGCAGCTGTGGCTGGGATGGAGCGGGTGATTCGGCTGTTCATCCACGCATGGCGTGGATCTACTGTCGCTGTCCATGACCGATGGGACGGTATCGGCGCGCTCCTGCTGGCTAGACTCGATGGGTTGATGAGCAGGCCGGAAGGCAGGGGTGCGATGTGTTGAAGTGGGGCGTGCTGGCCGTAGCGCTGGCGATGGGTGGCAATGCAGCGGCGCAGCAGCGCGAAACGGTGGACCTGGACATGGTCAGCCGCATCCGCCAGGAGGCGTTCCACCGTTCGCAGGTGATGGACACCTTCAGCTATCTCACCGAGCGCATCGGCCCGCGCCTGACCAACTCGCCCGCGATGGGCCGCGCCAATGCGTGGACGCGTGGCAAGTTCAACGAATGGAAGCTGGACAACGTCCACGACGAAGCCTTTGATGATTTCGGGCGTGGCTGGGAGTTCACTTCGGCCAGCGTGGAAATGCTGGGTGACCGCATCCAGCCGCTGCACGCGCTGCCGAAGGCCTGGACGCCGGGTACCCAGGGTCCGGTCGAAGGCGAGCTGGTGCAGGTCGAGATCAAGAAGCCTGAAGACATCGAGAAGTACCGCGGCAAGCTGCGCGGCAAGATCCTGCTGCTGGGCGAGGCGCGCGAGTACAAGCGCGGCACCGAGGCGGATTCGCATCGCCACGACGCCACCTCGCTGGAAGGCCTGCAGGAATTCCCCCTGCCGAAGGACAAGGACGTCACCGCCGAGCGCGCCAAGCGGGTCAAGGAGTACCAGGAACGCCAGCAGCTGGGGGCCAAGGTCAATGCGTTCTTCGTCGAAGAGGGCGCGCTGGCCTCGATCAGCATCAGCAGCTGGGACAACGGCATCATCCGGGTTGCCGGTGGTGGTTCGCGCAAGGCCGGTGAGTCGGTGGGCATCCCCGAGCTGGCGATGATCAGCGAACACTTCAATCCGCTGGTGCGCGCGCTGGAGGCCAAGCAGACCGTGCGCCTGCGCGTGGATGTAGCCGCGCGCTTCACCGACGAGGCCGACCAGCCTGGCTACACCACGCTGGCCGAGATCCGTGGCAGCAGCAGGCCCGATGAAGTGGTGATGATCGGTGCGCACCTGGATTCCTGGCACAGCGGTACCGGTGCGGCCGACAACGCCGCCGGCGTGGCGGTGATGATGGAGGCGATGCGCATCCTCAAGGCCACTGGCGCCAAGCCGAAGCGGACCATCCGCGTGGCGC
The sequence above is a segment of the Stenotrophomonas maltophilia genome. Coding sequences within it:
- the mfd gene encoding transcription-repair coupling factor, producing the protein MSRTSYPAPPLPRAGQLRAWWRAPASPTALAWYLAQAARAHDAPLLVIARDNHGANQLEADLQTLLGSDPSLPVVAFPDWETLPYDRFSPHPDIISQRLAALHRLPALKRGLVIVPVQTLLQQLAPRSYVIGGSFDLKVGQRLDLEAEKRRLESAGYRNVPQVMDPGDFAVRGGLLDVYPMGADEPLRVELLDEDIDSIRAFDPESQRSLDKVEAVHMLPGREVPMDEASIARVLATLRERFDVDTRRSSLYQDLKSGLAPAGVEYYLPLFFERTATLFDYLPDGSLPVVCAGAGEAAEAFWAQTGERYEQRRHDVERPLLPPSALYLSPELLRERLNDAPRIEVWSADHARIADAHALGDQPLPPLPVAAREAPAGDALKSFLGHYPGRVLIAADSPGRREALLEVLQAAELKPPVVADLPSFLAGDARFAIAVAPLEDGFALDDPRIAVLTERQLFPERAGSTRRTRRAGREPEAIIRDLGELTEGAPIVHEDHGVGRYRGLIAMDVGGMPGEFLEIEYAKGDRLYVPVAQLHLISRYSGASAETAPLHSLGGEQWSKAKRKAAEKVRDVAAELLEIQARRQARAGLALQVDRAMYEPFAAGFPFEETPDQLAAIDATLRDLASSQPMDRVVCGDVGFGKTEVAVRAAFAAASAGKQVAVLVPTTLLAEQHYRNFRDRFADYPMKVEVLSRFKTAKEIKAELEKVAAGTIDVIVGTHRLLQPDVKFKDLGMVIVDEEQRFGVRQKEALKALRANVHLLTLTATPIPRTLNMAMAGLRDLSIIATPPPNRLAVQTFITQWDNALLREAFQRELARGGQLYFLHNDVESIGRMQRELSELVPEARIGVAHGQMPERELEKVMLDFQKQRFNVLLSTTIIESGIDIPNANTIIINRADRFGLAQLHQLRGRVGRSHHRAYAYLVAPDRRSITPDAEKRLEAIASMDELGAGFTLATHDLEIRGAGELLGEDQSGQMAEVGFSLYTELLERAVRSIKQGKLPDLDAGEEVRGAEVELHVPALIPEDYLPDVHTRLTLYKRISSARDSDALRELQVEMIDRFGLLPDAAKHLFAIAELKLKANTLGIRKLDLGENGGRIVFESKPNIDPMAVIQLIQKQPNLYAMEGPDKLRIKHPLPLPEDRFNAARALLTTLAPG
- the creD gene encoding cell envelope integrity protein CreD is translated as MKSLKMLLRFAIVGGLILLLLVPLMMIRGVITERSQYRDEAFARVADSRAGTQQLVGPVRVVPWVERKQVEVVDAQGSKKIEEQVTEGHWLQMPASLEVGGEMLPSQREVGLFKVPVYSWNGQLKATFAADDYPSKSGRSYGEPYVALGVSDVRGLVGTPNLRVDGKQLRLLPGVGAASEIGRGLHAPVSGLASDQGLSLAASTIELELRLDGSRMLSVVPVGDDTRIALRSSWPHPSFSGAFLPNERRVDAQGFDARWAVSSLASDAQRQLRNEGPIDSQAVTVSLVDPVDTYTQADRASKYGVLFVLLTFVGFILFELIKSLRIHPLQYLMVGLALAIFFLLLISLSEHIAFWKAYLVSAVACIGLQAVYLANVLGHWKRGLGFAALLTVLYGALYGLLVSENNALLMGSLLLFVILALAMWVTRRVDWYALGADLK
- a CDS encoding 23S rRNA (adenine(2030)-N(6))-methyltransferase RlmJ — translated: MNYRHAFHAGNHADVLKHIVQLALIDSFKRKDSPFFVLDTHGGAGRYLLASEESRKTLEAESGIMRLMAQPKLPEVVERYLKAVQADNPVGAMTNYPGSPLLSAQAMRAQDRMAVCELQEAETATLKALFANDSRVDVRPGDGYALLRSLLPPKFNGSKIGRGLVLIDPPYEAQDAEYQAVLAALAETLARWPQATCAVWFPIKQRRTILHFLRKATALPVKSAMTIEFLVRPDDSPLRLNGSGMLLLNPPWQFDRVVGPALPALRQHLGEPGASTRLDWLKAPE
- a CDS encoding GNAT family N-acetyltransferase is translated as MATRNRMPPWHEIFKAPSGHELLIRPIRPEDGAPLQAAFSLFGPEEIRDRFLQAVTELSPETTQRLTHPNPKTEITLVAAESLPAGEAVVGAVARASIIPGTREAEYAILISRFLIGQGLGRQLMRKLVKWGRGKYLDRLYGDVAAENEPMKQLAASLGFKPVPHPTGAEGLVRMVLELDN
- a CDS encoding HD-GYP domain-containing protein; its protein translation is MTMFPDAVPAPDLLHAQACLIDALSMSLQMRDAYTRHHCDRVGLFAQRLAAHCDLDHEACAQIGLAARFHDIGKIGIPDDVLLAPRRHTDEERAIMREHPVRGEHIFLATGRSDAAPVARLIRAHHEAFDGSGYPDGLRGESIPLGARIVTIADAYDAMTSVRPYRDAMEHETALRIIEAQSGGLVDPYVLQRFHRMLAREPELA
- a CDS encoding M20/M25/M40 family metallo-hydrolase; the protein is MLKWGVLAVALAMGGNAAAQQRETVDLDMVSRIRQEAFHRSQVMDTFSYLTERIGPRLTNSPAMGRANAWTRGKFNEWKLDNVHDEAFDDFGRGWEFTSASVEMLGDRIQPLHALPKAWTPGTQGPVEGELVQVEIKKPEDIEKYRGKLRGKILLLGEAREYKRGTEADSHRHDATSLEGLQEFPLPKDKDVTAERAKRVKEYQERQQLGAKVNAFFVEEGALASISISSWDNGIIRVAGGGSRKAGESVGIPELAMISEHFNPLVRALEAKQTVRLRVDVAARFTDEADQPGYTTLAEIRGSSRPDEVVMIGAHLDSWHSGTGAADNAAGVAVMMEAMRILKATGAKPKRTIRVALWSGEEQGLIGSQSYVAKHFGRFPEPTDAAQKALPASLREPTGALQKTRDYSRFQVYFNMDNGSGRFRGIYAQENLAAMPIFEAWLAPFHDVGATTVATRNTGSTDHISFDRIGLPGFQFIQDRLDYFTNVHHSHLDTWDHAEPEDLKQAAAIVASFAYNAAMREQPFPRKVEP
- the creC gene encoding two-component system sensor histidine kinase CreC, yielding MRLVLKLFLGFFLITGIAAFFVMRVFVNEVKPGVRQAMESTLVDAANVLAEMAAADVKDGTIRSGSFTRNLAKARQRDLKAMVWRFPKRSLDYRVTITDARGIVIYDSLGRDLGRDNSRWNDVYRTLRGEYGARSSPETGGEEGDTVMHVAAPVYDPADGRTLIGVLSLAQPNRSIDPFIAASQRAIIERGAWLIGLSALVGVLVTMWLTTGLGQLSRYARAVTAGEPVPPPRRRRDEIGDLGQALETMRRKLEGKAYVEQYVQSLTHEMKSPLAAIRGAAELLQEPLPEADRVHFARSIVDQQERLTETIDKLLALAEVEQHGWLQTRDPIALPTLLADAAAAAQVRAQAAGVQVRIGNVTDLRVQGDAYLLRQALHNLIDNAIAFSPAGADIALQAEVDGQGVRLQVADRGTGIPDYARERVFERFYSLARPGSGRRSSGLGLPFVQEVARLHDGRASLDPRDGGGTVASLWLPLGVVGQRPRR
- the creB gene encoding two-component system response regulator CreB, which gives rise to MLRAMTAPVAHVLVVEDEAAIAETVLYALRSEGYAASHCLLGGEALQRLQAGDIDVVVLDVGLPDLGGFEVCRRLRAQPGPAAQLPVIFLTARNDEVDRVLGLELGADDYMTKPFSPRELVARVRARLRRAAPAVAAPRADAGWQEHGAFAIDREGRRIRFRGHALDLTRYEYALLEALLQRPGAILSRAQLMDRGWDSSADSADRTVDTHVKTLRAKLRAAGASDDPIRTHRGLGYALEV